A DNA window from Bradyrhizobium sp. CCBAU 53421 contains the following coding sequences:
- a CDS encoding ATP-binding protein has protein sequence MSTLDTGLTLIKNASQRVSKANGWMGNAFKSWMPTGLYARALLIMIVPMVILQTVVAFVFMERHWNTVTRRLSAAVVSDIAALIDVYKTYPQDKDRAHLRGIAQKLQLVVDFLPAGDMPPPGPKPFFSLLDQTLSVQLGRQISRPFWIDTVGKSNLVEIRVQLDDSVMRIFAQRSAAYASNSEIFIFWMLGTSTILLIVAVLFLRNQIKPILRLADAAESFGKGREAPNFRPRGAREVRRAAQAFIEMKARVERSIEQRTAMLAGVSHDLRTILTRFKLELALIGEGPEIDAMRKDVDEMSMMLEDYLAFARGDSGEVAQPTDMAMALEELRSDAERHGHTATVAFHGLPVVTVKPASFKRCLANLVSNAARHANTISITGQRDHRYLNVTVDDDGPGIPPDMREEVFKPFLRLDDARNQDEGGSGLGLAIARDIARSHGGDIMLGESPMGGLRATVRVPV, from the coding sequence ATGAGCACGCTCGACACCGGCCTGACCCTGATCAAGAACGCCTCGCAGCGCGTCTCGAAGGCGAACGGCTGGATGGGCAACGCGTTCAAGAGCTGGATGCCGACCGGCCTCTACGCCCGCGCGCTGCTGATCATGATCGTGCCGATGGTGATCCTGCAGACCGTGGTGGCGTTCGTGTTCATGGAGCGGCACTGGAACACGGTGACGCGGCGCCTGTCGGCTGCGGTGGTGTCCGACATCGCCGCGCTGATCGACGTCTACAAGACCTATCCGCAGGACAAGGACCGCGCGCACCTGCGCGGCATCGCCCAGAAGCTGCAGCTCGTGGTCGACTTCCTCCCCGCCGGCGACATGCCGCCGCCGGGACCGAAGCCGTTCTTCTCGTTGCTCGACCAGACGCTGTCGGTGCAGCTCGGCCGCCAGATCAGCCGTCCGTTCTGGATCGACACCGTCGGCAAGTCCAACCTGGTCGAGATCCGCGTCCAGCTCGACGATTCCGTGATGCGTATCTTCGCGCAGCGCAGCGCGGCCTACGCCTCCAATTCGGAGATCTTCATCTTCTGGATGCTCGGCACCTCGACCATCCTGCTGATCGTCGCCGTGCTGTTCCTGCGCAACCAGATCAAGCCGATCCTGCGGCTCGCCGACGCCGCCGAAAGTTTTGGCAAGGGCCGCGAGGCGCCGAACTTCCGGCCGCGCGGCGCGCGCGAAGTGCGGCGCGCGGCGCAGGCCTTCATCGAGATGAAGGCGCGCGTCGAGCGTTCGATCGAGCAGCGCACCGCGATGCTCGCCGGCGTGTCGCATGATCTGCGCACCATCCTGACCCGCTTCAAGCTCGAGCTCGCCCTGATCGGCGAAGGCCCCGAGATCGACGCCATGCGCAAGGACGTCGACGAGATGTCGATGATGCTCGAGGACTACCTTGCCTTCGCGCGCGGCGATTCCGGCGAGGTCGCGCAGCCGACCGACATGGCAATGGCGCTGGAGGAGCTGCGCAGCGACGCCGAACGCCACGGCCACACCGCGACCGTCGCGTTCCACGGCCTGCCCGTCGTCACGGTGAAACCGGCCTCGTTCAAGCGCTGCCTCGCCAACCTCGTCTCCAACGCGGCGCGCCACGCCAACACGATCTCGATCACCGGCCAGCGCGACCACCGCTATCTCAACGTCACGGTCGACGACGATGGCCCCGGCATCCCGCCCGACATGCGCGAGGAAGTGTTCAAGCCCTTCCTGCGGCTCGACGACGCCCGCAACCAGGACGAAGGCGGCAGCGGCCTTGGACTTGCGATCGCCCGCGACATCGCCCGCTCGCATGGCGGCGACATCATGCTCGGCGAAAGCCCGATGGGCGGCCTGCGCGCGACGGTGCGGGTGCCGGTGTAG
- a CDS encoding response regulator has translation MRTPVEPADDAPHLLLVDDDRRIRDLLSRFLCGEGYRVTTAMSATDARAKLLGLHFDLLILDVMMPGENGFDLARFIRSSSTVPIIMLTARHEAEARIEGLQIGADDYVAKPFEPRELVLRIGNILKRTAPPQVTVVEQIAFGPYIFHLERSELRQGEEIIHLTDREREMLRILASAPGETVPRGELTSGGTVNERAVDVQINRLRRKIEHDPANPLFLQAVRGIGYRLVASP, from the coding sequence ATGCGCACGCCGGTCGAACCGGCCGACGATGCGCCGCATCTCCTGCTGGTCGACGACGACCGGCGCATTCGCGACCTGTTGTCGCGGTTTCTCTGCGGCGAAGGCTATCGCGTCACCACGGCCATGAGCGCCACCGACGCGCGCGCCAAGCTGCTCGGGCTGCATTTCGACCTGCTCATCCTCGACGTGATGATGCCCGGCGAGAACGGCTTCGACCTCGCCCGCTTCATCCGCAGCTCCTCGACGGTGCCGATCATCATGCTGACCGCCCGCCATGAGGCGGAAGCCCGCATCGAGGGCCTGCAGATCGGCGCCGACGACTATGTCGCCAAGCCGTTCGAGCCGCGCGAGCTGGTGCTGCGTATCGGCAATATCCTCAAGCGCACCGCGCCGCCGCAAGTCACTGTGGTCGAGCAGATCGCGTTCGGCCCCTACATCTTCCATCTCGAGCGCAGCGAGCTTCGCCAGGGCGAGGAGATCATCCATCTCACCGACCGCGAGCGCGAGATGCTGCGCATCCTGGCGAGCGCGCCCGGCGAGACCGTGCCGCGCGGCGAACTGACCAGCGGCGGCACCGTCAACGAGCGCGCGGTCGACGTGCAGATCAACCGCCTGCGCCGCAAGATCGAGCACGATCCCGCCAATCCGCTGTTCCTGCAGGCGGTACGCGGCATCGGCTATCGCCTGGTGGCCTCGCCGTAA
- a CDS encoding MarR family winged helix-turn-helix transcriptional regulator: MTDINFSGMAAKPDSQGDDHAPAAGGRDLRWDIIELLFFAYRDFVGDADQELEAFGFGRAHHRVIHFVTRYPGLKVADLLDVLRITKQSLGRVLKQLLDEGYIVQKTGNNDRRQRLLYATPKGEALVAKLAGLQTDRINRAIAGIDPAGVETVRQFLRAMIDRDDPDKVLEAIFGGGRKTRE, from the coding sequence ATGACTGACATAAATTTCTCAGGCATGGCTGCCAAGCCCGATTCGCAGGGAGATGACCACGCTCCTGCGGCGGGCGGCCGCGACCTGCGCTGGGACATCATCGAGCTCTTGTTCTTCGCCTACCGCGACTTTGTCGGCGATGCCGACCAGGAACTGGAGGCGTTCGGCTTCGGCCGCGCCCACCACCGCGTCATCCACTTCGTCACCCGCTATCCCGGCCTGAAGGTCGCCGACCTGCTCGACGTCCTGCGCATCACCAAGCAATCGCTCGGACGCGTGCTCAAGCAGCTCTTGGACGAAGGCTACATCGTGCAGAAGACCGGCAACAATGACCGCCGGCAGCGCCTGCTCTACGCGACGCCGAAGGGCGAGGCACTGGTCGCCAAGCTCGCGGGGTTGCAGACCGACCGCATCAACCGCGCCATCGCCGGCATCGATCCGGCCGGCGTCGAGACGGTTCGCCAATTCCTCCGCGCGATGATCGACCGCGACGATCCCGACAAGGTGCTCGAAGCGATCTTCGGCGGCGGCAGAAAAACAAGGGAGTGA
- a CDS encoding branched-chain amino acid aminotransferase — translation MTLKFDIQPAPNATSDKDRAAKLVDPGFGRVFTDHMAIVRYSQGKGWHSARVEARANFPLDPAGAVLHYAQEIFEGLKAYRRDDGGVNLFRPDANARRFHDSAERMAMAPLPEDLFIEAVEQLVRIDRAWIPGGEGSLYLRPFMIASEVFLGVKPSAEYIFSVIASPVGSYFKGGPAPVSIWVSENYTRAAIGGTGAVKCGGNYAASLRAQAEAIERGCDQVVFLDAVERRYIEELGGMNIFFAFDDGSLLTPPLGTILPGITRDSIIALAKDAGTRVREEPYTIQQWRADAASGKLKEAFACGTAAVISPIGKVCSASGDFQISGGVAGPVAMGLRKKLVDIQYGRTNDPHNWIRNVA, via the coding sequence ATGACTTTGAAATTCGACATCCAGCCTGCGCCGAACGCCACGTCCGACAAGGATCGCGCGGCGAAGCTCGTGGACCCGGGCTTCGGCCGCGTCTTTACCGACCACATGGCGATCGTCCGCTACAGCCAGGGCAAGGGCTGGCACAGCGCCCGCGTCGAGGCCCGCGCGAATTTCCCGCTCGATCCGGCCGGCGCGGTGCTGCACTACGCCCAGGAGATTTTCGAAGGTCTCAAGGCCTACAGGCGCGACGATGGCGGCGTGAACCTGTTCCGCCCCGACGCGAATGCCCGTCGCTTTCACGATTCGGCCGAGCGCATGGCGATGGCGCCGCTGCCCGAGGATTTGTTCATCGAGGCGGTCGAACAGCTGGTGCGGATCGATCGCGCCTGGATCCCGGGCGGCGAGGGCAGTCTCTATTTGCGGCCGTTCATGATCGCGAGCGAGGTCTTCCTCGGCGTGAAGCCGTCGGCGGAATACATCTTCTCGGTCATCGCTTCGCCGGTCGGCTCCTATTTCAAGGGCGGCCCCGCCCCGGTGTCGATCTGGGTGTCGGAGAATTACACGCGCGCCGCGATCGGCGGCACCGGCGCCGTGAAGTGCGGCGGCAACTATGCCGCAAGCCTGCGCGCGCAGGCGGAGGCGATCGAGCGCGGCTGCGATCAGGTCGTGTTCCTCGATGCGGTCGAGCGCCGCTACATCGAGGAGCTCGGCGGCATGAACATCTTCTTCGCATTCGACGACGGCTCGCTGCTGACGCCGCCGCTCGGCACCATCCTGCCCGGCATCACACGCGACTCGATCATCGCGCTTGCCAAGGATGCCGGCACGCGCGTGCGCGAGGAGCCCTACACGATCCAGCAGTGGCGTGCCGATGCCGCCAGCGGCAAGCTGAAAGAGGCGTTCGCCTGCGGCACCGCGGCCGTCATCTCGCCGATCGGCAAGGTGTGCTCGGCGAGCGGCGACTTCCAGATCAGCGGCGGCGTGGCCGGCCCGGTCGCGATGGGCCTGCGCAAGAAGCTGGTCGACATCCAGTACGGTCGCACCAACGATCCGCATAACTGGATCAGGAACGTCGCGTAA
- the hisS gene encoding histidine--tRNA ligase: protein MAEKPKKPQKLKARLPRGLEDRGPAAINATRAMVENIRAVYELYGFEPVETPAMEYTDALGKFLPDQDRPNEGVFSFQDDDEQWISLRYDLTAPLARYVAENFDALPKPYRSYRFGYVFRNEKPGPGRFRQFMQFDADTVGSATPAADAEICMMAADTMEALGIPRGSYVVKVNNRKVLDGVLEAIGLGGEVNAGRRLTVLRAIDKLDKFPADEVRKLLGPGRWDGGEEGKGDFTKGAELSPADADIVLAVTQQRADWREAIAAAETYLAKSEVGQAGVSELEEIAKLVAASGYGADRIRIDPTVVRGLEYYTGPVYEVELLLDTKDEKGRPVRFGSVGGGGRYDGLVSRFRGEPVPATGFSIGVSRLQAALTMLGQLDTQAEFGPVVVTVFDRDRVADYQKMVAQLRQAGIRAELYLGNPKNMGNQLKYADRRNSPCVIIQGSDEKARGEVQIKDLIEGAKAAAAIASNQEWRETRPAQFSCSEADLVAKVREVLARHEVNWR from the coding sequence ATGGCCGAGAAACCCAAAAAACCCCAGAAACTGAAGGCGCGCCTGCCGCGCGGGCTGGAAGATCGCGGCCCGGCCGCGATCAATGCCACTCGGGCGATGGTCGAGAATATCCGCGCGGTCTACGAGCTCTACGGCTTCGAGCCGGTGGAGACGCCGGCGATGGAATATACCGACGCGCTCGGCAAATTCCTGCCCGACCAGGACCGTCCCAACGAGGGCGTGTTCTCGTTCCAGGACGATGACGAGCAGTGGATCTCGCTGCGCTACGACCTGACCGCGCCGCTGGCGCGCTATGTCGCGGAGAATTTCGACGCGCTGCCGAAGCCGTACCGGTCGTATCGTTTCGGCTACGTCTTCCGCAACGAGAAGCCGGGCCCGGGCCGCTTCCGCCAGTTCATGCAGTTCGACGCCGACACGGTCGGCTCGGCGACGCCGGCGGCCGACGCCGAGATCTGCATGATGGCGGCCGACACGATGGAAGCGCTCGGCATTCCGCGCGGCTCCTATGTCGTGAAGGTGAACAACCGCAAGGTGCTCGACGGCGTGCTCGAGGCGATCGGTCTCGGCGGCGAGGTCAATGCAGGTCGCAGGCTCACGGTGCTGCGCGCGATCGACAAGCTCGACAAGTTTCCGGCCGACGAGGTGCGCAAGCTGCTTGGTCCCGGACGATGGGACGGCGGCGAAGAAGGCAAGGGCGATTTTACCAAGGGCGCCGAGCTGAGCCCGGCGGATGCCGATATCGTGCTGGCCGTCACGCAGCAGCGCGCGGATTGGCGAGAGGCCATCGCTGCGGCCGAGACCTACCTGGCGAAGAGTGAAGTCGGTCAGGCCGGCGTGAGCGAGCTCGAAGAGATCGCCAAGCTGGTCGCGGCATCCGGCTATGGCGCGGATCGCATCCGCATCGATCCCACCGTCGTTCGCGGCCTCGAATATTACACCGGCCCGGTCTATGAGGTTGAGCTGCTGCTCGACACCAAGGACGAGAAGGGCCGCCCGGTGCGGTTCGGCTCGGTCGGCGGCGGCGGCCGCTACGATGGCCTCGTCTCGCGCTTCCGCGGCGAGCCGGTGCCGGCGACCGGCTTCTCGATCGGCGTCTCGCGCCTGCAGGCCGCGCTGACGATGCTCGGCCAGCTCGACACGCAGGCCGAATTCGGGCCCGTCGTCGTCACCGTGTTCGATCGCGACCGCGTCGCCGACTACCAGAAGATGGTGGCGCAGCTGCGCCAGGCCGGCATTCGCGCCGAGCTTTATCTCGGCAATCCGAAGAACATGGGCAACCAGCTCAAATATGCCGACCGCCGCAACTCACCTTGCGTGATCATCCAGGGCTCGGATGAGAAGGCGCGCGGCGAGGTGCAGATCAAGGACCTGATCGAGGGCGCAAAGGCGGCAGCTGCGATCGCGTCCAATCAGGAATGGCGCGAAACACGTCCGGCCCAGTTCTCTTGCTCCGAAGCCGATCTGGTCGCCAAGGTCCGCGAGGTGCTCGCGCGGCATGAGGTGAACTGGAGATAG
- a CDS encoding tautomerase family protein encodes MPEITVSMAAGRTDEQKAGMMRDITQALVKNLGVDADAVVIQINEAPLHHKMKGGKTFVERAAAAKK; translated from the coding sequence ATGCCCGAGATCACCGTGAGCATGGCCGCCGGCCGCACCGACGAACAGAAGGCCGGCATGATGCGCGACATCACCCAGGCGCTGGTGAAGAACCTCGGCGTCGATGCCGATGCCGTCGTGATCCAGATCAACGAAGCACCGTTGCATCACAAGATGAAGGGCGGCAAGACCTTCGTCGAGCGCGCCGCTGCGGCGAAGAAATAA
- a CDS encoding thioesterase family protein, with translation MDARDFIKIGMSAERTLVVPPERTVGHFVPGMPMVYATPMMILEMEMASGDAIRGALQPGWVTVGTEVDIRHLAAALVGATVRTTAKVIAVERRVIRFEVEAFEGARKLGEGRHARGLINVESFNKRLAVTSGQAQ, from the coding sequence ATGGACGCACGCGACTTCATCAAGATCGGCATGAGCGCCGAGCGCACGCTGGTGGTGCCGCCGGAGCGCACGGTCGGTCACTTCGTGCCGGGCATGCCGATGGTCTATGCGACGCCGATGATGATCCTCGAGATGGAGATGGCGTCGGGCGATGCCATCCGCGGCGCGCTGCAGCCCGGCTGGGTCACGGTCGGCACCGAGGTCGATATCCGCCATCTCGCGGCAGCGCTCGTCGGCGCCACGGTGCGGACCACCGCAAAGGTGATCGCGGTCGAGCGCCGCGTGATCCGCTTCGAGGTCGAAGCCTTCGAGGGCGCGCGCAAGCTCGGCGAAGGCCGCCACGCCCGCGGCCTGATCAATGTCGAGAGTTTTAATAAGCGGCTGGCGGTGACGTCGGGGCAAGCGCAGTAG
- the proC gene encoding pyrroline-5-carboxylate reductase, whose product MGPCFRRDDTEFAEPPVSTTNSPLKDVTGTIALAGAGKMGGAMLTGWLAQGLSPPHVAVIDPHLSPEISALAARGVRLNPQATELGTVDTLVVAVKPQSFRDAGAALKALVGPSTLVVSIMAGTTISALEEVVGGAVVRAMPNTPAAIGRGITVAVPSKRVTAAQRAMTDALLKATGLVEWVDDESLMDAVTAVSGSGPAYVFLLAEELARAGVAAGLPEHLATTLARATVAGSGELLHRSDLASATLRQNVTSPGGTTAAALEVLMANDGMQPLMTRAIAAATRRSKELAK is encoded by the coding sequence ATGGGTCCCTGCTTTCGCAGGGACGACACAGAGTTTGCGGAGCCACCTGTGAGCACGACAAACAGCCCACTGAAAGATGTCACCGGCACCATCGCGCTTGCGGGCGCGGGCAAGATGGGCGGCGCCATGCTGACCGGCTGGCTCGCGCAGGGCCTCTCGCCCCCGCATGTCGCAGTGATCGATCCGCATCTTTCGCCCGAGATCTCCGCGCTTGCCGCCAGGGGCGTGCGGCTCAATCCGCAGGCGACGGAGCTCGGCACGGTCGACACGCTGGTCGTCGCGGTGAAGCCGCAATCGTTCCGCGATGCCGGCGCCGCGCTGAAGGCGCTGGTCGGTCCGTCGACGCTCGTGGTCTCGATCATGGCCGGCACGACGATATCGGCGCTGGAAGAGGTGGTCGGCGGCGCGGTGGTGCGCGCGATGCCGAACACGCCGGCGGCGATCGGCCGCGGCATCACGGTCGCGGTGCCGTCGAAGCGCGTCACCGCCGCACAGCGCGCGATGACCGATGCGCTGCTGAAAGCAACCGGACTGGTCGAATGGGTCGACGATGAGAGCCTGATGGACGCGGTGACCGCGGTCTCCGGCTCCGGCCCGGCCTATGTCTTCCTGCTCGCCGAGGAGCTGGCTCGCGCCGGCGTCGCGGCAGGCCTGCCTGAGCACCTCGCGACCACGCTGGCGCGCGCGACCGTCGCCGGCTCCGGCGAGTTGCTGCATCGCTCGGATCTTGCGTCGGCGACGTTGCGGCAGAATGTCACCTCGCCCGGCGGCACCACAGCGGCCGCGCTCGAGGTGCTGATGGCGAACGACGGCATGCAGCCACTGATGACCCGCGCGATCGCCGCCGCGACGAGGCGCTCGAAGGAATTGGCGAAGTAG
- a CDS encoding YbjN domain-containing protein, which produces MSLLESIIDSRNNPLAVVEDIATDNNWAFERSGEDEVTIVSKGDWIDYQLSFTWMGEIEALHLACAFDMKMPQARRAEVQRLVAAINEQLWVGHFDLWTHTGMVMHRQALVLPGGLTASTAQCEAMVVNAIHACERYYPAFQFVVWAGKSTSEAMAAAMFDTEGEA; this is translated from the coding sequence ATGTCCCTCCTCGAAAGCATTATCGATTCCCGGAACAACCCGCTTGCGGTGGTCGAGGATATCGCCACCGACAACAACTGGGCGTTCGAACGTTCCGGCGAAGACGAGGTGACGATCGTCTCCAAGGGAGACTGGATCGATTATCAGCTCTCCTTCACCTGGATGGGAGAGATCGAGGCGCTGCATCTCGCCTGCGCCTTCGACATGAAGATGCCGCAGGCGCGCCGCGCCGAGGTGCAGCGGCTGGTCGCCGCGATCAACGAGCAATTGTGGGTCGGCCATTTCGATCTGTGGACCCACACCGGCATGGTGATGCATCGCCAGGCGCTGGTGCTGCCCGGCGGCCTCACCGCCTCCACCGCGCAATGCGAGGCCATGGTGGTCAACGCGATCCATGCCTGCGAGCGCTACTATCCGGCATTCCAGTTCGTGGTCTGGGCCGGCAAATCGACCTCCGAGGCGATGGCCGCCGCGATGTTCGACACCGAGGGCGAGGCGTAA
- a CDS encoding 6,7-dimethyl-8-ribityllumazine synthase, which translates to MNQMLQDQDVQASQVHTSQAENAPDTPAMPPVPEHPHFAKPQRVAFVQSSWHRDVVEECRISFLKEIEARHITNVDVFEVPGSFEIPLHAQLLAKTRRYTAIVAAGLVVDGGIYRHEFVADTVIKALMDVQLRTEVPVFSAVLTPQQFHETEVHYEFFRKHFVIKGIEVAEACANTLLSLERLRGQVAAGIPG; encoded by the coding sequence ATGAATCAGATGTTGCAAGACCAAGACGTTCAAGCTTCTCAAGTCCACACCTCCCAAGCAGAAAATGCGCCCGATACGCCGGCCATGCCGCCGGTGCCGGAGCATCCGCATTTCGCGAAGCCGCAGCGCGTTGCCTTCGTGCAATCGTCCTGGCATCGCGATGTGGTGGAGGAGTGCCGCATCTCCTTCCTGAAGGAGATCGAGGCGCGCCACATCACCAATGTCGACGTGTTCGAGGTGCCGGGCTCGTTCGAGATCCCGCTGCATGCGCAACTGCTGGCGAAGACCCGCCGCTACACCGCGATCGTCGCGGCCGGGCTCGTCGTCGATGGCGGCATCTACCGCCATGAATTCGTCGCCGATACCGTGATCAAGGCGCTGATGGACGTGCAGTTGCGCACCGAGGTGCCGGTGTTCTCGGCGGTGCTGACGCCGCAGCAATTCCACGAGACCGAGGTGCACTACGAGTTCTTCCGCAAGCACTTCGTGATCAAGGGGATCGAGGTCGCGGAAGCCTGCGCCAACACGCTGCTCAGCCTGGAACGGCTGCGTGGTCAGGTCGCGGCGGGAATACCCGGTTAG
- a CDS encoding MHYT domain-containing protein, translated as MFEGHDPYLVALSVVIAILGGYTGFGLAARIRGRPDSGHRLLLASAAFFLAVGIWTMHFVGMLAAPLPVGAVYLVLPTIISFLICALVVGISLFFVSIGEPSMLRVASSAVLLGLGIVSMHYVGMHGLSGDFAMTHAPGMVVLSVVIAIAAAYGGLRAFLARRGGVQLMLSAVAFGVAVSGMHYTAMAGMQIAPSEGEAHHRMEGLVASSQMLSLVVTLLCFVIAAGFLLSLVPDPRKRAAATTDPVGAGFEPVEAAAGGIVEADPPLRPTPLGGIGQPPRAAPVPRLPVEGADGTHFIDAAEVRSVRADAHYTKVHDGTRERMCPWSISEAEALLDPRLFLRVHRSHIVAIPHVAIVRKEGDGAVLELDGPSPHLVPVSRAKIAEVKARLGLVRRTA; from the coding sequence ATGTTCGAAGGACACGATCCCTATCTCGTCGCGCTCTCGGTGGTGATCGCGATTCTGGGAGGTTACACCGGGTTCGGCCTGGCTGCGCGCATCCGCGGCAGACCGGATTCCGGTCATCGCTTGTTGCTCGCGAGTGCAGCATTCTTCCTCGCGGTTGGCATCTGGACGATGCATTTTGTCGGCATGCTTGCCGCGCCCTTGCCGGTTGGCGCCGTCTATCTCGTGTTGCCGACCATCATTTCCTTTCTGATATGTGCGCTGGTAGTTGGCATTTCGCTGTTCTTTGTCAGCATCGGTGAACCGTCGATGCTTCGTGTTGCTTCGTCGGCCGTGTTGCTGGGGCTTGGCATTGTCAGCATGCACTATGTCGGCATGCACGGGCTGTCCGGTGACTTCGCAATGACGCATGCTCCGGGAATGGTCGTGCTCTCGGTCGTGATCGCGATCGCCGCGGCCTATGGCGGGTTGCGCGCGTTCCTGGCGCGACGCGGCGGCGTGCAGTTGATGTTGAGTGCGGTTGCCTTCGGCGTTGCCGTCTCCGGAATGCACTACACGGCAATGGCCGGCATGCAGATTGCTCCATCTGAGGGCGAAGCCCACCACCGCATGGAGGGATTGGTGGCGTCGTCGCAGATGCTGTCACTGGTCGTGACCTTGCTCTGCTTTGTGATCGCCGCAGGCTTCCTGCTGTCGTTGGTGCCCGACCCGCGGAAGCGGGCGGCGGCAACCACGGACCCCGTCGGGGCAGGCTTCGAACCGGTCGAAGCGGCCGCTGGCGGCATTGTCGAGGCCGACCCGCCGCTTCGGCCGACGCCGTTGGGCGGAATTGGCCAGCCCCCGCGCGCGGCGCCGGTGCCCCGGCTGCCTGTCGAGGGAGCAGACGGTACCCATTTCATCGATGCCGCCGAAGTTCGCAGCGTGAGGGCGGATGCCCACTACACAAAGGTGCACGATGGGACCCGGGAGCGAATGTGTCCCTGGTCGATCTCGGAAGCCGAGGCGCTGCTCGATCCTCGCCTGTTTCTGCGGGTGCACCGCAGCCATATCGTGGCAATTCCCCATGTCGCCATTGTCCGGAAAGAGGGTGACGGGGCGGTCTTGGAACTGGACGGTCCGTCTCCACACTTGGTTCCGGTGAGTCGGGCCAAAATCGCCGAGGTCAAGGCCCGACTCGGGCTCGTTCGCCGCACGGCCTGA
- a CDS encoding xanthine dehydrogenase family protein subunit M, producing the protein MIPGSFSYHRPATLADAVKLLSTLGDEVRPLAGGHSLVPMMKLRLATPEHLVDLHGIADLKGIRRDGSKVLIGAMTTQHDLLASDEVAKSIPILHEAALLIADPQVRYRGTVGGNVANGDPGNDMPALMMTLGAIYHLEGLDGGREIAAAEYYQGAYFTAIEPGELLASISIPIPPAGHGYAYEKLKRKVGDYATAAAAVVLTMSGGKVATCTIGLTNLSETPLLADAAAKAVIGSSLDAATLKKAAAAAEAIMAPAADARGPVEYRTHVGGIMVTRALQRAAASAA; encoded by the coding sequence ATGATTCCCGGTTCGTTCAGCTATCACCGGCCGGCCACATTGGCCGACGCAGTGAAACTGCTCTCGACGCTTGGCGACGAAGTTCGTCCGCTAGCCGGCGGCCACAGCCTCGTCCCGATGATGAAGCTTCGGCTGGCTACTCCGGAGCACCTGGTCGACCTGCACGGGATTGCCGACCTCAAGGGCATTCGGCGCGACGGCAGCAAGGTGTTGATCGGGGCCATGACCACCCAGCACGACTTGCTTGCTTCCGATGAGGTCGCCAAATCCATCCCCATTCTGCACGAAGCAGCGCTTTTGATCGCCGATCCCCAGGTCCGGTATCGCGGCACCGTGGGCGGCAATGTCGCCAATGGTGATCCCGGCAACGACATGCCGGCGCTGATGATGACGCTCGGCGCGATCTACCATCTCGAGGGGCTCGATGGCGGGCGAGAGATTGCGGCCGCCGAATATTATCAGGGCGCCTATTTCACGGCGATCGAGCCCGGCGAGTTGCTGGCCTCGATATCCATCCCGATCCCCCCGGCCGGCCATGGTTACGCTTATGAGAAGCTGAAGCGGAAGGTCGGAGACTACGCGACCGCCGCCGCGGCTGTGGTGCTCACGATGTCCGGCGGCAAGGTCGCGACCTGCACGATCGGGCTCACCAATCTCTCGGAAACTCCTCTGTTGGCCGACGCTGCTGCCAAGGCGGTCATCGGTAGCAGCCTTGATGCCGCCACGCTCAAGAAGGCCGCGGCGGCCGCGGAAGCGATCATGGCGCCGGCTGCGGACGCGCGGGGCCCGGTCGAATACCGCACGCATGTCGGCGGCATCATGGTGACGCGTGCGTTGCAGCGCGCTGCCGCAAGCGCGGCCTGA
- a CDS encoding (2Fe-2S)-binding protein: MAKTHITMQVNGTEVEGLVEPRTLLVHFIRENLQMTGTHIGCETTHCGACTVDIDGMSVKSCTMFAVQANGSDITTIEGMANPDGSLSALQEGFRMMHGLQCGFCTPGMIMRAQRLLKENPSPTEQEIRMGISGNICRCTGYQNIVKAIQYAAAKLNGVEFREAAE, encoded by the coding sequence ATGGCAAAGACCCATATCACGATGCAGGTGAATGGCACCGAGGTCGAAGGTCTCGTCGAGCCGCGCACGCTGCTGGTGCACTTCATCCGCGAGAATCTGCAGATGACCGGCACGCATATCGGCTGCGAGACCACGCATTGCGGCGCCTGCACGGTCGATATCGACGGCATGTCGGTGAAATCCTGCACCATGTTCGCGGTCCAGGCCAACGGCTCCGACATCACCACGATCGAGGGCATGGCCAATCCCGACGGCTCGCTGTCGGCGCTGCAGGAAGGCTTCCGCATGATGCACGGTCTGCAATGCGGCTTCTGCACACCCGGAATGATCATGCGCGCGCAACGGCTGCTGAAGGAGAATCCATCGCCGACCGAGCAGGAAATCCGGATGGGAATCTCCGGCAATATCTGCCGCTGCACGGGCTACCAGAACATCGTCAAAGCCATTCAATACGCCGCCGCCAAGCTCAACGGCGTGGAATTCCGGGAGGCCGCAGAATGA